The genomic window CGGTTCTCTGAGAAGAACTTTTATAAGCCGACCTTTAAAAAATTCATAATGCTCAGGTTTTTCAAGCTCCCTTGTAAGTCCCGGAGAAGATATCTCAAGCATGTAGGAAAAAGGTATGATGTCTTCCACATCCAGAAGAGCGCTTATCCTCTTACTTACCTCCTCGCAGTCTCTTATGGTGACTCCACCCGGTTTATCTATGATCACTCTCAGAACCCACCCCCTCTCAGGTTTAAATTCAACGTCAAAGAGCCTGTAACCCATCCTTTTCACTATGGGTTCAACCAGCTCTTTAACTTTCCTCGCTATTTCCTTACTATCTATATTCATGAGTATTATTTTATAATTCTCACTGCTATGAACCTTAGCGAAGCTATATTATCCATTCCTGCCTTAATGATAGCGGTCATACTCCATGAAGTAGCCCACGGTTGGGTAGCTTACAGGATGGGAGACCCAACAGCCAAGCTCGCGGGAAGATTGACCCTCAATCCTATTCCCCACATTGACCCAGTTGGAACCCTGATACTCCCAGCGATGTTCATAGTTCTAAACTCACCGGTGATATTTGGTTGGGCAAAACCCGTTCCTATAAATCCTCTAAACTTTAGGGACTTACGGATTGGTACTTTCCTGACTTCCATAGCGGGTGTTGTTATGAACCTCACCCTTGCGGTAGGTTTCGGAATTACCTACAGAGTTCTTTCGGGACTTTCTGAGAGTGTTGACCCTTTTGTTGCTAACTCGGTCATCTATCCCATGCTCATTTTCTCTGCAAAATCTGTGCTTATAAATCTTATCCTGGCTCTCTTTAACATAATACCCATACCTCCTCTGGACGGAAGCAAAGCGCTGATGAGCTTTCTTTCCTTCAAATACTGGGAGGTTTTTTACAAGTATGAAGTTTACGGTTTCCTCGTTATAACCTTGCTACTTTTTACCGGCGTACTTGGAAAGCTCATATATCCACCCCTTGTATTCTTATACCACCTGATACTGGGAGGAGTATAAACTTTGATAAAGGACTATATTAAATAAGACCATGAGAACTGTATTTGATAGGAAGCTTATAGAAAAGTATGACAGACC from Hydrogenivirga caldilitoris includes these protein-coding regions:
- the rimP gene encoding ribosome maturation factor RimP; protein product: MNIDSKEIARKVKELVEPIVKRMGYRLFDVEFKPERGWVLRVIIDKPGGVTIRDCEEVSKRISALLDVEDIIPFSYMLEISSPGLTRELEKPEHYEFFKGRLIKVLLREPVGGKREATGYVEEVSEGIITLREKEKGETLYIPFSAIAKGRLEPEKW
- a CDS encoding site-2 protease family protein, yielding MNLSEAILSIPALMIAVILHEVAHGWVAYRMGDPTAKLAGRLTLNPIPHIDPVGTLILPAMFIVLNSPVIFGWAKPVPINPLNFRDLRIGTFLTSIAGVVMNLTLAVGFGITYRVLSGLSESVDPFVANSVIYPMLIFSAKSVLINLILALFNIIPIPPLDGSKALMSFLSFKYWEVFYKYEVYGFLVITLLLFTGVLGKLIYPPLVFLYHLILGGV